ACTCAGGGCGCTGGAGTTGCCATCCAACTGGTGCATTTGGGTCAGGCCCAGGTGGTAGAAGCGCAGTAGCTGCATGGCGGCTGGATCGCGGGCGGCGACGCCGGCTTTGACGTGGTGCATCAGGTTGGTCACGCGCATCAGGCTGCGTTTCAGGCGCCAGCCGTATACGGCAGCGGCCATAAAGGGCTGTGGCCACAACACTACGCGCACCAGGACCACGGTCAACGCTAATGCGGCGATAACCCCACCAAGGTTCCAGCGGAAGTTGT
This DNA window, taken from Pseudomonas sp. SG20056, encodes the following:
- a CDS encoding DUF3087 domain-containing protein, which produces MFKIQHRTPEIYRQQTRRSTLTIAAIFVALAMLLSSSAVLLFGTPGGDNFRWNLGGVIAALALTVVLVRVVLWPQPFMAAAVYGWRLKRSLMRVTNLMHHVKAGVAARDPAAMQLLRFYHLGLTQMHQLDGNSSALSEAVAEINQHQERMEELGMDIDQLQLKAGWLEAVKKIQPLPR